A single window of Cydia splendana chromosome 13, ilCydSple1.2, whole genome shotgun sequence DNA harbors:
- the LOC134796014 gene encoding pickpocket protein 28-like, whose translation MFPMISNRTTGPGAIKFNVMVSANVYVLNAEDVPSQTTLGSDVLTIAPEVSQKRYISIRTIANDEAARFISPVKRKCRYTDENFLDVYRHYSYSACTVQCRKDAQIRFCNCTNYFTPNVPEHLKCDVNGIICLNNHINELSVLKAKWSNRPGLYCDCLPSCTEAEISVVKDFKLTASTEFAAVHIELAILPSERYKRNVVRGILDLVVSTGGTGGLFLGASILSFVEFVYILLLRPFCDIYSQRGVDHWHRKFGNRRLEDNKFVPNKEWSYHEGNVGAGLSQVKRRVLKS comes from the exons ATGTTCCCTATGATAAGCAATAGAACCACTGGCCCGGGAGCTATTAAATTTAACGTGATGGTGAGCGCCAATGTGTACGTTTTAAACGCAGAAGACGTGCCATCCCAGACGACACTGGGCTCCGACGTTCTGACAATCGCTCCTGAAGTTTCCCAAAA ACGTTACATTTCAATAAGAACTATTGCTAACGACGAAGCTGCTCGCTTCATTTCTCCAGTAAAAAGGAAATGTCGGTACACAGACGAAAATTTCTTGGATGTCTACCGCCACTACTCCTACAGTGCTTGTACGGTTCAGTGCAGAAAAGACGCGCAGATCAGATTCTGTAATTGCACAAATTATTTCACGCCTAACGTCCCAGAGCATTTAAAGTGCGACGTCAATGGCATCATTTGCCTTAATAACCACATCAATGAACTGTCG GTACTGAAAGCTAAATGGTCAAATCGTCCCGGCTTGTACTGCGACTGTTTACCGTCATGCACAGAGGCAGAGATATCTGTCGTCAAAGATTTCAAACTCACCGCTTCAACGGAGTTTGCTGCCGTTCATATCGAGCTAGCTATACTACCAAGCGAGAGATATAAGAGAAACGTTGTTAGAGGCATACTTGATCTTGTGG TGTCCACGGGTGGCACAGGCGGATTGTTTCTCGGCGCTAGCATCTTGAGTTTTGTGGAATTCGTCTACATACTATTGCTGCGTCCCTTTTGCGATATTTACAGCCAGAGGGGCGTCGACCATTGGCATAGGAAGTTTGGTAACCGTCGGTTGGAAGACAATAAGTTTGTACCCAACAAGGAGTGGAGCTATCATGAAGGGAATGTTGGAGCTGGCTTGAGCCAAGTGAAACGCCGggttttaaaaagttaa
- the LOC134796013 gene encoding uncharacterized protein LOC134796013, whose amino-acid sequence MENIKKVSCDNVQYITEEDIKLIVTKYGYASEDTAIEKYDVHYASDKMIGFVADYLKLQISVTSNGARKLLSFFVKAISKTNEAKANMAKDFGALEKEIIFYDVIKRNLAVPGLKPWSPHFVTCLQDAVVFEDMSALQYEMRSRYAKFDKQHTLQALQALARFHAGSIVFEEAKTKEFQRPYTVNEQYKETLGRGGYIETDPWFVQCRIAALEAVKAFSKYRLNVDYMEVIERRWSIVFNSALSLADPSSEHRNVICHRDLWNNNILFHYERLEDNSAVPDDCVFVDFVAARCMPPAGDVMQLLHCNLNPHFRKDNLHTFLNYYYDELQVILESNYIDILDIMSRQKFMTSAKEQNLWGLVTHACLVQIFWMDDDVTTNAFAESAQFHKIMYQDKATYIKNIMQKDEGYKKILMEVFEEFIEDYLLNED is encoded by the exons ATGGAGAATATTAAAAAAGTTTCGTGCGACAACGTTCAGTACATAACTGAAGAGGACATCAAATTGATTGTTACCAAATATGGGTATGCAAGCGAAGACACTGCCATTGAAAAATACGACGTACACTACGCAAGTGACAAAATGATCGGATTTGTGGCAGACTATTTGAAATTACAAATATCTGTAACTTCAAACGGTGCACGAAAATTGTTGAGTTTCTTCGTTAAAGCAATATCTAAGACAAATGAGGCTAAAGCGAACATGGCTAAGGATTTTGGGGCCCTTgaaaaggaaataatattttatgatgttatcaaaaggaatttagcAGTACCAG GTTTGAAACCATGGAGTCCACATTTTGTAACATGCCTACAAGACGCTGTGGTTTTCGAAGATATGTCGGCTTTACAATACGAGATGAGGAGTAGATATGCAAAATTTGATAAACAACATACCTTGCAAGCCCTTCAAGCACTGGCCAGATTCCATGCTGGCTCTATCGTCTTTGAGGAAGCAAAAACTAAAGAATTTCAGCGTCCTTATACAGTCAATGAACAATATAAGGAAACTTTAGGAAGAGGTGGATACATAGAAACCGATCCTTGGTTCGTTCAATGCAGAATCGCTGCCTTAGAAGCCGTAAAAGCCTTCTCAAAGTATAGATTAAATGTAGATTACATGGAAGTCATTGAACGACGCTGGAGTATCGTTTTTAACTCCGCTTTATCTTTAGCAGATCCCTCTTCAGAACACCGTAACGTTATATGTCATAGAGATTTGTGgaataataacattttatttcattacgAGAGATTAGAAGATAATAGTGCTGTGCCTGATGATTGCGTATTTGTGGACTTTGTGGCAGCGCGCTGTATGCCCCCTGCAGGCGACGTCATGCAACTTCTTCACTGCAATTTGAATCCGCACTTCCGGAAAGACAATCTGCATACTTTCTTGAACTACTACTACGATGAACTCCAAGTTATACTGGAGAGTAATTATATTGATATCCTGGATATTATGAGCAGACAAAAATTTATGACTTCAGCCAAAGAACAAAATCTATGGGGTCTTGTAACTCACGCTTgtttagtgcaaatattttggATGGATGATGATGTGACGACAAACGCTTTTGCGGAGTCCGCacaatttcataaaataatgtACCAAGACAAAGCGacttatattaaaaatataatgcaaAAGGATGAGGGTTACAAGAAGATTCTGATGGAAGTATTTGAAGAGTTTATTGAAGACTATCTTCTAAATGAAGATTAA
- the LOC134796569 gene encoding uncharacterized protein LOC134796569, giving the protein MKLLNHEEVNAIIKQYGKFKVLHYTISKYSDSLIGYLGEHLKLTVTVEANGVHSDYKFFVKCMPKDQWLAEFLIESNFFRKEYVMLSDLFVKFDQNGGSKWRPKSLMIKKDIFIFEDVKELGYQMLRQEGVLNYEEMNAVVKTLARFHAHSFIYEEKKSQELHRSYRIWEDFSEHLKECEDLSWRNTGRNAVIEFLKVNSKRKTESNFSKNVRELIISLFDDALSLTRPSAKYRNTVIHRDLWCNNILIKSDNEKYHALIVDFQTVLYGAPTLDLSSFIYFNTTKEFRDKYLDDILNVYYEELSKEVEAVVDVDFSTILSKPKFMESYDESILFGMTQAAIIVPIIALPVKKREELFCDPVSIDRINNVSRSQEILDVAKEDSAYNSRITELFEDLIERYYYLINREDRKIGA; this is encoded by the exons ATGAAGCTACTAAATCACGAGGAAGTGAACGCAATAATTAAGCAATATGGGAAATTCAAAGTACTTCATTATACGATTTCTAAGTATTCCGACAGTTTGATCGGTTATTTAGGAGAACATTTAAAGCTAACAGTCACAGTCGAAGCAAATGGAGTTCATTCTGATTACAAGTTCTTTGTGAAGTGCATGCCGAAAGACCAATGGCTGGCAGAGTTTCTGATAGAATCGAATTTCTTCCGTAAAGAATACGTGATGTTGAGTgacttatttgtaaaatttgatCAAAATGGGG GAAGTAAATGGCGTCCAAAATCGCTCATGATAAAAAAAGACATCTTTATATTTGAAGACGTGAAAGAACTAGGATATCAAATGCTTCGCCAAGAAGGTGTTCTAAATTACGAGGAAATGAATGCTGTAGTGAAAACGTTAGCTCGGTTTCACGCTCACTCGTTCATTTACGAAGAAAAAAAGTCTCAAGAACTGCACAGATCTTACAGAATTTGGGAAGATTTTAGCGAACATTTAAAAGAATGCGAGGACCTCAGTTGGCGCAATACCGGCAGAAACGCCGTCATCGAATTTCTCAAAGTCAATTCCAAACGCAAAACCGAATCAAACTTTTCTAAAAATGTCAGGGAACTAATAATCTCTTTATTCGACGATGCTTTGAGCTTAACGAGACCTAGTGCAAAATACCGGAATACTGTGATCCATCGCGATCTCTGGtgtaacaatatactaataaaatcCGATAATGAGAAGTATCACGCTCTGATAGTTGACTTCCAGACAGTCTTGTACGGTGCTCCAACATTGGACTTATCTTCATTTATATACTTTAACACTACGAAAGAATTCAGGGACAAATACCTTGATGATATTCTTAATGTCTACTACGAAGAATTATCCAAAGAAGTGGAAGCTGTAGTTGACGTTgatttttcaacgattttaagtAAACCTAAGTTTATGGAGTCTTATGATGAGAGTATTCTATTTGGGATGACACAAGCGGCAATAATAGTGCCTATAATAGCACTGCCTGTGAAGAAGAGAGAAGAATTGTTCTGTGACCCGGTATCTATTGATAGGATAAACAACGTGTCGCGTAGTCAGGAGATATTGGACGTGGCTAAAGAAGACTCAGCCTATAACTCAAGAATCACAGAGCTGTTTGAAGACCTCATTGAAAGATACTATTATCTTATAAACAGAGAAGACAGAAAAATTGGTGCTTAA